A stretch of the Candidatus Nanoarchaeia archaeon genome encodes the following:
- a CDS encoding AAA family ATPase yields MPFKVIAITGTPGTGKTTLANKLKSQGYLLLDVPSLIKNFKLAAGYDRKRRCSIINIEGFVKAIGMSIRQIKRIKKDIKGIVIDSHLSHHLPKKLVSQCIVMRCSLKTLVRRLQKKGYSKRKIRENLEAEIFEVCLQEARERGHAIKVITS; encoded by the coding sequence ATGCCCTTCAAGGTGATTGCAATAACCGGAACTCCAGGGACAGGAAAGACGACCCTTGCCAACAAGCTCAAAAGCCAAGGCTACCTCCTGCTCGATGTTCCCTCGCTCATCAAAAACTTCAAGCTTGCGGCAGGCTATGACCGAAAGCGCAGGTGCTCTATCATTAACATTGAAGGCTTTGTAAAGGCAATCGGCATGAGCATCAGGCAGATCAAGCGTATCAAAAAGGATATAAAAGGAATTGTTATTGACTCACATCTCTCCCATCATCTCCCAAAAAAACTTGTCAGCCAGTGCATCGTCATGCGTTGCAGCCTAAAAACGCTGGTGAGAAGGCTTCAAAAAAAGGGATATTCCAAAAGAAAAATAAGGGAAAACCTTGAAGCAGAGATCTTTGAGGTATGCCTCCAGGAAGCCCGGGAAAGAGGGCACGCCATAAAGGTGATCACTTCATGA
- a CDS encoding sugar phosphate nucleotidyltransferase, with protein MKAVILAAGRGTRMRGVFGDLPKALIPLNNVPFLKYLFNNLHAAGITDIGIIVNYQKEKIAEFLASAKIPATLIRQPGTKGTGAAVASAEEFVGRRPFLVVSGDNLYSGRDLKRISSFRNAVGVVQHEEPQHFGVIKEQRGTLKEIVEKPQKFIGNKINTGLYSMTEKIFPYLKRLAPSPRGEIELTDAINQLAKKTEVAVVELKDYFIDIGNPEQVKFAEAFIRRLQEEKCL; from the coding sequence ATGAAAGCTGTGATCTTAGCAGCCGGAAGGGGAACCCGCATGAGGGGAGTTTTTGGAGACCTTCCAAAGGCGCTCATCCCGCTTAACAATGTGCCGTTTCTCAAATACCTCTTCAATAACCTCCATGCAGCAGGCATCACTGATATCGGTATTATCGTAAACTACCAAAAAGAAAAGATTGCAGAATTCCTGGCCTCAGCCAAAATACCGGCTACCCTCATTCGTCAGCCGGGCACTAAGGGCACAGGAGCGGCAGTTGCCTCAGCAGAGGAATTTGTTGGCCGCAGGCCATTCCTGGTTGTGAGCGGAGACAATCTGTATTCCGGAAGAGACCTAAAAAGAATCTCATCATTCCGCAATGCAGTTGGCGTTGTGCAGCATGAGGAGCCGCAGCACTTCGGCGTCATCAAAGAGCAAAGGGGAACTCTTAAGGAAATCGTTGAAAAGCCTCAGAAATTTATCGGAAATAAGATCAACACAGGATTATATTCCATGACAGAAAAAATATTTCCTTATCTCAAAAGGCTCGCTCCATCGCCAAGAGGCGAAATTGAGCTGACAGACGCAATCAACCAGCTCGCGAAGAAAACTGAGGTCGCAGTGGTTGAGCTCAAGGATTACTTCATTGATATCGGGAATCCTGAGCAGGTAAAATTCGCAGAAGCCTTCATCCGAAGGCTGCAGGAAGAAAAATGCTTGTAG
- a CDS encoding nucleotidyltransferase domain-containing protein, with translation MIRKLLPLTENKLRILLYIYEKKETHLQEISKNLKIHPYSLQKTIKSLKLVLEERKAGKTILLSLDKKQPDYPDLLSTIEDYKLKTKDKILNLLLRNLQELFSKDKNVLSCLVFGSYAREAVKESSDIDLLFVVKRKDKGLLKKCSHLSTLLGKEINPLVFNEKQFKEVLRIKEPAITSLLEPSQRLIILGREYFLKLENI, from the coding sequence ATGATAAGAAAGCTTTTGCCTTTGACAGAGAACAAATTAAGAATCTTGCTGTATATTTATGAAAAAAAGGAAACCCATCTGCAGGAAATATCCAAAAATCTTAAGATACACCCATATTCATTGCAGAAAACAATTAAATCACTTAAACTTGTCTTAGAAGAAAGGAAAGCAGGTAAAACCATACTTTTAAGCTTAGACAAGAAACAACCTGATTATCCTGATCTATTATCGACAATAGAAGACTATAAACTAAAGACAAAAGATAAGATTTTAAACCTGTTGCTCAGGAATTTGCAGGAACTTTTTTCTAAAGATAAAAATGTATTAAGCTGCTTAGTATTTGGCAGCTATGCAAGAGAAGCAGTTAAAGAAAGCTCTGATATTGATCTGCTGTTTGTTGTAAAGAGAAAAGATAAAGGATTATTAAAGAAATGTTCCCACTTATCCACTTTATTGGGCAAGGAGATAAACCCCCTAGTATTCAATGAAAAGCAGTTTAAAGAGGTTTTAAGAATCAAAGAACCCGCTATAACCTCCCTCTTAGAGCCCTCTCAAAGACTGATTATACTGGGCAGGGAATATTTTTTAAAGCTTGAAAATATTTGA